Within the Mugil cephalus isolate CIBA_MC_2020 chromosome 1, CIBA_Mcephalus_1.1, whole genome shotgun sequence genome, the region GTCAGATGTtggttcttgttgtttttaattttgactgttttataattttaatcttcTTTTATCTGCCCtcgtgtctgtgttgtttttaaaatgctttaaaaagtgATTAACATCAGAAGTTAGTGAGTGGCTTCTGGTTCAACAGTAAAGACAGAAGGTCTATTACCAAACATTACCAAGCCTCCAGTCTGGGAGCTGTAGCCTTAACGTGtcattgtcttttttaaacTAAAGCGTGTGCATCCAAAAATGAccaggatgactgagaaccttcacagacatgaagCCTGAGCCTGAACTTCCACAGTGAAGTGTTGTaatgttacagttacagtttgaCACAGTTGTGCTGGTGAGAGGAGGCAGATCCAGAGACATGTTTATGTCCAAGTTCAAGGACATATCTGGGTTAAAAACTAACTCTGAAAGATTCTATCATGTTATTATCAAGCTGACACTATTCAGACTATGGTTTTGATTTACATTATCTATTTCAGAATTTAGAAAAGTATTATTGTTTCATGGCAGTAGGACTGTTACATTTGAACATTGTAtcacaatgttttcattttttaattatgtttatttacctGCAAATACAGAGAGCAGACTCACTGAGTAAAAGAGAGACCTGCCAGTTGCAACTAAAGCACAAAGCAGAAAGAACCAACTAAAAGCTAAGAATACATTTTCCCagatgtgtctgaatgtgttcatcatctcatttcatcttctaccactgaatcctcactagggtcacgggggtttctggagcctatcccagctggcatcaggtgagagacagggtacaccctggacaggtcgccagcctatcacagggataacactgagacaaacaaccattcacactcacactcacactcacactcacaccttgggtcaatttagagtcacccatcagcctaacaagcatgtctttggaggtggaggaaaccagagtacctgaggacacagggagaacaactccacccagaaagacccgagctggactcgatcCAGTCGAGTCACTGTCTTcaccaaattaaaataaataacattcaaattgtgtttttaatgtataCGACTAAATAAGCTTTCTGCTTATTCATACAGACAGTTATCTCTCTACAACATCAGTGAGATATAGAGGGGAGGAGAGTAGAGTGTGAACACATCTTtaagagaagagagaagttcCTGGTTTCACAGTGAAGAAGGACGTAGAGACGGAGCTAAGTCATCAGAGCCTCGATATGAAAGTCTGTCTGATCTGCTTCATCTTCCTCAGTGAGTACATTCACTCATAAATAATCTATTCAGTTCTCTTATGTCTCTGTAAATATGAAATGAtctcttgtatttgtttttagcctttaaagttgcagtttgttgtatTTAGACCGTGGgagaaatacacacagttacatttGTGATACGTGgttgacagaaacagagaaacctgcaacttaaaactaaaaacaagtaTTATGAAATGATATCATTTCACAAACTGTACAGAGTCAGAACATCTTTCTTTGTTCACTCAGTTTGTTGAACTACTTTGTAAACTTCTTTTTCTCTAGACTTAGTTCATGGAAATGAGAAGAGGAAGATATTGTTTATTCAACAAGTTAAAAAGAATCAGCTCtacagcagaaaaacactggTGGCAAGATGATAGACTGAGACCTGTGAATGCAACAAACCCAAATCATTTCAGAAAGAGACGGTCCAACCAAAAAGCTTGAACAACACTGAGTCACTGTAGAGGAGATTTAGAGGAAGTCAAaggttcttctttttaatcttaGTGGGAAAAAAGTGACTTCAAACTCAACTCTACTTttgacaataaaattaaattacacaaatAGATCAGTGACTTTGTTCAGAAGAAATTATCTCAATTcataaacagaaacatgagacaatatatttaatatgacCAGACTGAAGCATATAACATTAAAATAGTAACTGATGATTGTTGATCTTTTCAACAGCTCTGCAGGATGGAAACACTGGTCTTGTTAATGGAAGAATCTAtacaggaaaagaaggaggaaacatcACAGTTGgatgttcatttacattttctggaAGCAGGAGGTTGTTCTGTAGGAATAAATGTGaagaaggaaacattctcatTGACACAACTGAGGACaaagctcagagagacagatacAGCATTGAATATATAAACACAGGTGTCCTATCTAACACTATGTATGTgagcatcacacagctgaagAAGTCTGACTCAGGATGGTACAGGTGTTCTTTGGACAGATCTTTCAGTCCAGAATCATCTGAGGATTTTGAGATCACTGTCACAGAAGGTGAGTTTCTACTGAAAGTCATGAAAATGTTCCTTCATGTCTGTTTCACTGAAGCTACTTCTGATGGACAGAAACAGTTTCACCTGATGTTCATGAAGTAACCAGTTCACCTGCTGCTTCATGCAGTGTTGTTATAAATGATTGAATGATGattgaatcatttcattttctaaagCACTCTGTAACATCAGGAGGAAATCACTCATCAGGATTTATTTGTCTCCATTTCTGATTGTTTCATGTTCACAGCTTCAACTGCTCCACAACCAACATCCACTTTAGGACATTTTTTAACAACAATGTATCTCTCATCATCCCtcactacaacaacaacacagactttATTGTCCAcagcttcatcctcctcctctgaagcCACCAAGCTTCAGGAAACATCACCTGCAGGTTTATTGAACTGTTCTTCTATCACTGAATGTAAAGTTCATCAGCTCAGAGTCATCAACAGTTATGTAccactcttcttcctcctcgttctTCTCTTGTCTCTCCACCAGGTTTCCTCTTGGTTGTGGTTGTATGTGTACCTGTGGTGGTGATAGTTTTACTGCTACCTGTTGTTCTGCTGCTCATCtacagaaagaagagagaggactGTGTCTGTGAGTGACTTTCCAAACGTATCTGCTCCTTTAAGGATCAtttagacagagagaaaatactTTGTCTTTTCTACAGgttggaagaggagaagaaactcAGACCACAACAGGACTGAGGTGACGTTCTTTAACTCATCTGTCTTTattctcagtgtttcctgttaAGAATCTCTCTGCAGCGctggagagaaactgaaactctGACCATCTTTCTATTAAATggaggaaaagcaaagaaacatcTGAAGCCACAAACACATAGTCCACTTCTCTATGTGTTAACGTCACATTACACACTCTAAATACTTCTGTTTCTATCATCACACTCTTGTGCTCCTTGTTTTCAGCTTCTGTTTTCTCAAGTTGCTgctgtcactgtgtttttcatttgta harbors:
- the LOC125018776 gene encoding uncharacterized protein LOC125018776 isoform X2, translated to MKVCLICFIFLTLQDGNTGLVNGRIYTGKEGGNITVGCSFTFSGSRRLFCRNKCEEGNILIDTTEDKAQRDRYSIEYINTGVLSNTMYVSITQLKKSDSGWYRCSLDRSFSPESSEDFEITVTEATKLQETSPAGFLLVVVVCVPVVVIVLLLPVVLLLIYRKKREDCVCWKRRRNSDHNRTEVAVYENCSPVSACEDSTYQSLNPGSRDQDQTYSTLTETQLK
- the LOC125018776 gene encoding uncharacterized protein LOC125018776 isoform X1, with the protein product MKVCLICFIFLTLQDGNTGLVNGRIYTGKEGGNITVGCSFTFSGSRRLFCRNKCEEGNILIDTTEDKAQRDRYSIEYINTGVLSNTMYVSITQLKKSDSGWYRCSLDRSFSPESSEDFEITVTEASTAPQPTSTLGHFLTTMYLSSSLTTTTTQTLLSTASSSSSEATKLQETSPAGFLLVVVVCVPVVVIVLLLPVVLLLIYRKKREDCVCWKRRRNSDHNRTEVAVYENCSPVSACEDSTYQSLNPGSRDQDQTYSTLTETQLK